One Mesorhizobium sp. L-2-11 genomic region harbors:
- the rpiB gene encoding ribose 5-phosphate isomerase B, with translation MRIVIGSDHAGFPLKATIIDHIKSLGHEVHDAGSYDPNPVDFPDIAKTVTSSIIEGKAERGLMVCGTGVGASIAANKVKGIRAAVCHDVHSAHQSVEHDDVNVMCIGAQIVGAWLAKDLVTAYLAAEFSTDEDFRRRVRKLAEMDGER, from the coding sequence ATGCGCATAGTCATCGGTTCCGACCACGCCGGCTTCCCGCTCAAGGCGACAATCATTGATCATATAAAGTCGCTGGGACACGAAGTGCACGACGCCGGATCCTACGATCCCAATCCGGTGGATTTTCCGGACATCGCGAAGACGGTGACGTCATCGATTATCGAGGGCAAGGCCGAGCGCGGCCTGATGGTGTGCGGCACGGGAGTCGGCGCTTCAATCGCGGCTAATAAGGTGAAGGGCATCCGTGCGGCGGTCTGCCACGACGTGCATTCGGCCCACCAATCGGTCGAGCACGACGACGTCAACGTCATGTGCATCGGCGCACAGATCGTCGGTGCCTGGCTCGCCAAGGACCTTGTAACGGCCTATCTCGCGGCCGAGTTCTCGACCGACGAGGATTTCCGCCGCCGTGTACGCAAGCTCGCCGAGATGGATGGCGAGCGGTAG
- a CDS encoding GFA family protein: MDDTQSGSCLCGAVRFKTRGPLRGVIYCHCSQCRKQSGHFYAATNVADADITIMGVESITWYEASSFARRGFCKTCGSLLFWKPQDDEYVSVLAGLFDKPTGLQGQCHIFVGDKGDYYTIDDGLPQFEKSTPSIKVADE, from the coding sequence ATGGACGACACACAAAGCGGCTCTTGCCTGTGCGGGGCTGTGCGGTTCAAGACGCGCGGGCCGTTGCGCGGCGTCATCTACTGCCACTGCTCGCAGTGCCGGAAGCAGAGCGGGCATTTCTACGCTGCAACCAATGTTGCCGATGCAGACATCACGATTATGGGCGTGGAAAGCATCACCTGGTACGAAGCATCTTCGTTTGCCAGGCGCGGTTTCTGCAAGACATGCGGCTCGTTGCTGTTCTGGAAGCCGCAGGATGATGAATATGTCTCGGTTCTGGCAGGACTGTTCGACAAGCCCACCGGACTTCAGGGCCAATGCCACATCTTCGTTGGCGACAAAGGCGATTACTACACGATCGACGATGGGCTGCCGCAGTTCGAAAAGTCGACGCCGTCGATCAAGGTCGCCGATGAGTGA
- a CDS encoding type II toxin-antitoxin system Phd/YefM family antitoxin, whose amino-acid sequence MQISICDILVSMTRKNKTLASAHSQSSKRLSHEPRAGRWALQDAKAHFSELVRRVRIDGPQHVTVHGRQEVVVISVEEFRRLKGDQTGEALIAAMQASPYRDIDIAPRRNVLPVREVFL is encoded by the coding sequence ATGCAGATCTCGATTTGTGATATTCTAGTCAGTATGACTAGAAAAAATAAAACATTGGCCTCGGCCCATTCCCAGTCGTCCAAACGACTCTCGCACGAGCCGCGCGCAGGCCGATGGGCGCTGCAAGACGCCAAGGCGCATTTCAGTGAGTTGGTGCGCCGGGTTCGCATCGACGGTCCTCAACATGTCACGGTGCATGGCCGCCAGGAGGTCGTTGTCATTTCGGTTGAGGAATTCCGGCGCCTCAAAGGCGACCAGACCGGGGAGGCCTTGATCGCCGCCATGCAGGCCTCGCCGTATCGTGACATTGACATCGCCCCGCGCCGCAACGTGCTGCCCGTGCGCGAAGTGTTTTTGTGA
- a CDS encoding TRAP transporter small permease, whose translation MRIAERILTAFVVIIMTGLVLVPTAQVIMRGVFVLPFIGAEEFTRFLLICLVFCAYPLVVQNGENIVMGEFKAAMPARLRGIVNWSISIGAIAATGFLAYVTATNISRNLANATPTLGIPFWIFLGATLFGFAGAALVHLLHLRKPPQADTNIAV comes from the coding sequence ATGCGCATCGCCGAACGCATTCTTACAGCTTTCGTCGTCATCATCATGACCGGCCTCGTGCTCGTGCCGACCGCGCAGGTGATCATGCGTGGCGTCTTCGTGCTGCCTTTCATCGGGGCCGAGGAGTTCACGCGCTTCCTGCTCATCTGCCTGGTCTTCTGCGCCTATCCACTGGTGGTGCAGAACGGCGAGAACATCGTCATGGGCGAATTCAAAGCCGCGATGCCGGCGCGCCTGCGCGGGATCGTCAACTGGTCGATCTCGATCGGCGCCATCGCCGCGACCGGCTTCCTCGCCTATGTCACGGCAACCAACATTTCGAGGAACCTGGCCAACGCGACGCCGACGCTCGGCATCCCGTTCTGGATCTTCCTGGGCGCGACCTTGTTCGGCTTCGCCGGCGCGGCTCTTGTCCACCTCCTCCACCTGCGCAAGCCGCCGCAGGCCGACACCAATATCGCGGTCTAA
- a CDS encoding FadR/GntR family transcriptional regulator gives MLTMLAEGDDLSGAEKVFTFFRDALLNGTLKPGERLLGERELSLSLSVSRPLLREALRSLAMLGFLDIRHGKGAYVRQADINVLSDFFTFSLAQQPDILDDVMQARIAIECQAIRLACERATESDLKRIGSKLTQLMDTLHDPVEGGAADFAFHQAIVEAGHSEALTTLYGAIGELLRRSHVQRREVTVSEPGIVDYLVEAHREVFLSIVDRDADAADRKLRDHFAIGDEFRRRSLISAFVRRPQT, from the coding sequence ATGTTAACGATGCTTGCCGAGGGCGACGACCTATCGGGCGCAGAGAAGGTGTTCACCTTCTTCCGCGACGCGTTGCTGAACGGCACCCTGAAGCCGGGCGAGCGCCTGCTGGGCGAGCGTGAACTGTCGCTGAGCCTCAGCGTGTCTCGGCCGCTGCTGCGCGAGGCATTGCGTTCGCTCGCCATGCTCGGCTTCCTCGATATCCGCCATGGCAAGGGCGCCTACGTCCGCCAGGCCGATATCAACGTCCTCTCGGATTTCTTCACCTTCAGCCTCGCTCAGCAGCCCGACATCCTCGACGACGTGATGCAGGCACGCATTGCGATCGAGTGCCAGGCGATCCGGCTTGCCTGCGAGCGCGCGACGGAAAGCGATCTGAAGCGCATCGGCTCGAAGCTCACCCAGCTGATGGACACGCTGCACGATCCGGTCGAGGGCGGCGCAGCCGACTTCGCTTTCCACCAGGCGATCGTCGAGGCCGGGCACAGCGAGGCACTGACAACACTCTACGGCGCGATCGGCGAATTGCTGCGCCGCAGCCATGTCCAGCGGCGCGAAGTGACTGTCTCAGAGCCCGGCATCGTGGACTATCTCGTGGAAGCGCACCGCGAAGTGTTTCTATCGATTGTCGATCGCGATGCGGACGCGGCCGACCGCAAGCTCCGCGACCATTTCGCCATCGGCGACGAATTCCGTCGCCGCAGCCTCATCTCGGCCTTCGTTCGTAGGCCGCAGACCTAA
- a CDS encoding DNA-3-methyladenine glycosylase I, with protein sequence MMDFQKIRARAAKRKGGEAVLASLLGPMPDNAAVADIRDDRILSTMAERVFAAGFVWRVIEQKWPGFEQAFLGFEPKRLLFQPDDFWHELTADERIVRNPQKIKSVRENAAFVERVSKEHGGFGRFLADWPEDDQVGLMAYLGKHGSRLGGNTGQYFLRWLEWDAFIISGDMAAALRDAGLDIAEHPTSKRDLDKIQNQINAWAAQTGLPRRHISRILAMSIGENHSPQALREYMGE encoded by the coding sequence ATGATGGATTTTCAGAAAATCCGCGCCCGCGCGGCCAAACGCAAGGGCGGGGAAGCGGTGCTGGCGTCGCTGCTGGGGCCGATGCCCGACAATGCCGCGGTGGCTGACATTAGGGACGACCGCATCCTGTCGACGATGGCCGAGCGTGTTTTCGCCGCCGGCTTCGTCTGGCGGGTCATCGAGCAGAAATGGCCGGGTTTCGAACAAGCGTTCCTTGGCTTCGAGCCGAAGCGGCTGCTGTTCCAGCCCGACGATTTCTGGCACGAACTGACAGCCGACGAGCGCATCGTGCGCAATCCGCAGAAGATCAAGTCGGTTCGCGAAAACGCGGCCTTCGTCGAGCGGGTGTCGAAGGAGCATGGCGGCTTTGGCAGGTTCCTCGCGGACTGGCCAGAAGACGACCAGGTTGGACTGATGGCCTATCTCGGCAAGCATGGCAGCCGGCTCGGCGGCAATACCGGCCAGTATTTTCTGAGGTGGCTGGAGTGGGACGCCTTCATCATCTCAGGCGACATGGCGGCCGCGCTGCGCGACGCCGGCCTCGACATCGCCGAACACCCGACATCGAAGCGGGATCTCGACAAGATCCAGAACCAGATCAATGCCTGGGCGGCGCAGACCGGGCTGCCGCGCCGGCATATTTCGCGCATCCTGGCGATGTCGATCGGCGAGAACCACTCGCCGCAGGCTCTGCGCGAATATATGGGCGAATAG
- a CDS encoding diacylglycerol kinase — MQRLIDAFYNSVRAFRKLASSEKAFQQELMLLVLALPLGWFVSVSWRGYALLIGAVLLLIMVEVLNTGIEAACDAFSREFNVDIQLAKDCGSLAVLISVVIVAGVWGIAIVERIMGLPI; from the coding sequence ATGCAGCGGCTGATCGATGCTTTCTACAATTCAGTGCGGGCATTTCGCAAATTGGCTTCCAGCGAAAAAGCCTTCCAGCAGGAGCTGATGCTGCTCGTGCTGGCGCTGCCGCTCGGCTGGTTTGTTTCGGTGTCGTGGCGCGGCTATGCGCTGCTGATCGGCGCGGTGCTGCTGCTGATCATGGTCGAAGTGCTGAACACCGGCATCGAGGCGGCATGCGATGCGTTCAGCCGGGAGTTCAACGTCGATATCCAGCTCGCCAAGGATTGCGGTTCGCTGGCGGTGCTGATTTCGGTGGTGATCGTTGCCGGCGTCTGGGGCATCGCCATCGTCGAGCGAATCATGGGACTACCGATCTGA
- a CDS encoding MbcA/ParS/Xre antitoxin family protein, translating to MRPDLAGNTAENAVLTKATLRAADLLDITARMLASIIGVSEATVSRMRRQEFLLERGTKPFELAVLFVRLFRSLDAIVGGDETVARAWLKNANTAFDGTPLEKIVTISGLVDVIAYLDSRRALV from the coding sequence ATGCGACCCGATCTCGCCGGCAACACGGCCGAAAATGCAGTCCTGACCAAGGCGACGCTGCGCGCCGCAGACCTGCTGGACATTACCGCCAGGATGCTGGCCTCGATCATCGGGGTTTCGGAAGCCACGGTTTCGCGCATGCGCAGGCAGGAGTTCCTGCTGGAGCGTGGAACCAAGCCGTTCGAGCTTGCCGTGCTGTTCGTCCGTCTGTTCCGCTCGCTCGACGCCATTGTCGGCGGCGACGAGACCGTTGCCCGGGCATGGCTGAAGAACGCCAACACGGCCTTCGATGGCACCCCGCTCGAAAAAATCGTGACGATATCAGGGCTTGTCGATGTCATCGCCTATCTGGACTCCCGACGCGCTCTCGTCTGA
- a CDS encoding type II toxin-antitoxin system VapC family toxin has product MTGWLLDTNILSELRRPRPEPKVVAFVAAQPLDSLFVSSVTLAEIRFGIEMVDDPGRRAELTDWLSHKVRPMFEQRTLPVTEDVMLKWRLLVEGGRKIGHTFSQPDLIIAATALLHGLTVVTRDAADYERAHVDIKNPWLD; this is encoded by the coding sequence GTGACCGGTTGGCTTCTCGACACCAACATCCTATCCGAGCTTCGTCGCCCCAGGCCGGAGCCAAAGGTTGTCGCTTTCGTTGCCGCGCAGCCGCTTGACTCGCTCTTCGTCAGTTCCGTGACGCTCGCAGAAATCCGCTTCGGGATCGAGATGGTGGATGATCCGGGCCGGCGCGCGGAACTGACCGATTGGTTATCGCACAAAGTTCGACCGATGTTCGAACAACGCACGTTACCTGTGACGGAAGACGTCATGCTGAAATGGCGACTGCTGGTCGAGGGGGGTCGTAAAATTGGCCACACGTTTTCGCAGCCAGATCTTATCATAGCCGCAACTGCGCTGTTGCATGGCCTGACAGTCGTCACCCGCGATGCGGCGGACTACGAACGCGCGCATGTGGATATCAAGAATCCCTGGTTGGACTGA
- a CDS encoding TRAP transporter large permease, with the protein MGFAVVIAFLALFMLGFPVVYAILLPSIAYVVIEGLPLGLLAQRVTYALDSFPLVAVPLFIFVGNLMNLSGITDRIFRFAYTLVGRVPGGLAQVNVFGSLVFSGMSGAALADIGGLGRIEIDAMKKRGFDASFAGAVTGASATLGPIFPPSIPLIVYGSVTSVSIVQLLVAGIVPAILCTALLMLTVLVVATIHKHPRADRWPTLWEVGRDFLPALPAIVAPALMIAGMTAGAFTPTEAAAITTVYVILISALLYRELTLDHLWNSAVLTARSSSAILIIVAAAALFGWILAVEQVPQSFAAALLGLSRDPVMLLVIANLIFFVAGMFLDSTTATLLLVPIIAPPLVLAGVDPVQLGIVTIFNLMLGLLTPPMGLSLFLVADIAKVSIRQLLKALLPFYIPLLTTLAILTFAKDLTLWLPRMIAQ; encoded by the coding sequence ATGGGTTTCGCGGTCGTCATCGCCTTCCTGGCGCTCTTCATGCTCGGCTTTCCGGTGGTCTATGCCATCCTCCTGCCGTCCATTGCCTACGTAGTCATCGAAGGCCTTCCGCTCGGCCTCCTTGCACAGCGCGTCACTTATGCGCTCGATTCCTTCCCGCTGGTTGCGGTTCCGCTGTTCATCTTCGTCGGCAATCTGATGAACCTGTCGGGGATCACCGACCGCATCTTCCGATTTGCCTACACTCTGGTCGGCCGCGTGCCGGGCGGTCTGGCGCAGGTGAATGTATTCGGCAGCTTGGTCTTCTCCGGTATGTCGGGGGCCGCGCTCGCCGATATCGGAGGACTCGGACGCATCGAGATCGATGCGATGAAGAAGCGCGGATTCGACGCCTCCTTCGCAGGCGCCGTCACCGGCGCCTCGGCGACACTGGGGCCGATCTTCCCGCCGTCCATTCCCCTGATCGTCTACGGCTCGGTGACGAGTGTCTCGATCGTGCAGCTCCTGGTCGCGGGTATCGTGCCCGCCATACTGTGCACTGCGCTCCTGATGCTGACGGTGCTCGTGGTGGCGACAATCCACAAGCATCCGCGGGCCGACCGCTGGCCGACGCTGTGGGAAGTAGGACGCGACTTCCTGCCGGCGCTCCCTGCGATCGTCGCGCCCGCCCTGATGATTGCCGGCATGACAGCCGGCGCCTTCACGCCGACCGAGGCGGCGGCCATCACCACCGTCTACGTCATCCTCATCAGCGCCTTGCTCTACCGCGAGTTGACCCTCGATCATCTGTGGAACTCGGCCGTGCTCACCGCGCGCAGTTCCTCGGCGATCCTGATCATCGTGGCGGCAGCGGCCCTCTTTGGCTGGATCCTCGCGGTCGAGCAAGTGCCGCAAAGCTTCGCGGCCGCACTGCTTGGCCTCTCACGCGATCCGGTAATGCTACTCGTCATCGCGAATCTCATCTTCTTTGTGGCGGGCATGTTCCTGGATTCCACGACGGCTACACTGCTGCTGGTGCCGATCATCGCGCCGCCGCTGGTGCTGGCAGGCGTCGACCCGGTTCAGCTCGGCATCGTCACGATCTTCAATCTGATGCTCGGCCTGCTTACACCGCCGATGGGCCTGTCGCTTTTTCTGGTGGCCGACATCGCCAAGGTCTCGATCCGGCAACTGCTCAAGGCGCTGCTGCCGTTCTACATCCCGCTGCTGACCACGCTTGCGATCCTGACCTTCGCGAAGGATCTCACCTTGTGGCTGCCCCGCATGATCGCTCAGTAA
- a CDS encoding RES family NAD+ phosphorylase, translated as MSSPIWTPDALSSEAAKRFGKYGLDGKYWRMVEAQHRVSTLKVVDTLDEQAVLEDLIEETKPQIPLECRHLHYLLATPFRYGSIYPHGSRFRRAGRTKGVYYAAETMMTAVSEMAFYRLLFFAESPATPWPRDAAEYTAFAAAIRSTKVIDLTRPPLDRDAAAWTHPTDYAACQNIADVAREAGLEAIRYRSVRDPKGANVALLSCSGFARPKPLEPHTWRIRLGAFGVQAICEFPQKRIEFSRTAFAADPRLNGLRWERGR; from the coding sequence ATGTCATCGCCTATCTGGACTCCCGACGCGCTCTCGTCTGAAGCCGCGAAGCGATTTGGCAAGTATGGGCTCGATGGCAAGTATTGGCGCATGGTCGAGGCGCAGCATCGCGTCTCGACGTTGAAAGTCGTTGATACGCTCGACGAACAGGCCGTCCTCGAAGACCTGATCGAGGAAACCAAGCCGCAAATCCCCTTGGAATGCCGGCATCTGCATTATCTCCTGGCAACGCCCTTCCGCTACGGATCGATCTACCCGCACGGTTCGCGCTTCCGCCGCGCCGGCAGGACCAAAGGCGTCTACTACGCGGCGGAAACCATGATGACCGCAGTTTCCGAAATGGCCTTCTACCGCTTGCTGTTCTTCGCGGAATCGCCGGCTACGCCATGGCCGCGCGACGCCGCCGAATACACCGCTTTCGCCGCCGCGATACGCAGCACAAAGGTGATCGACCTGACGCGGCCGCCGCTCGACCGCGACGCGGCGGCGTGGACGCACCCGACCGACTACGCAGCCTGCCAAAATATTGCCGATGTCGCGCGCGAAGCCGGGCTGGAGGCGATCCGCTATCGCTCCGTGCGCGATCCGAAAGGCGCCAATGTGGCGCTGCTGTCATGCAGCGGCTTTGCCAGGCCGAAACCGCTGGAACCCCATACCTGGCGCATCCGGCTGGGCGCCTTCGGCGTGCAGGCGATCTGTGAGTTCCCGCAAAAGCGGATCGAGTTTTCCAGGACGGCGTTTGCCGCCGATCCCCGGCTCAATGGACTGCGCTGGGAGCGCGGGCGCTGA
- a CDS encoding DedA family protein codes for MTDAIHNLVEQYGLIAVFLGCVAEGESAALLGGFFAHQHVFVLWQAFLAAAVGAFAGDSFFFILGRSFADHPFVVKLKGRPGFSHAYRLVSTHPDIFVLSNRFIYGLRLVGGIASGLSGIAVTRFVILNAISSIVWAGLFTTIGYVFGLGAERIVGQALVRHERLLIALAIGLGVAVLAWFIAHHVARKERAKGT; via the coding sequence ATGACCGATGCCATCCATAACCTTGTCGAGCAATATGGGCTGATTGCCGTCTTTCTGGGCTGCGTCGCCGAGGGCGAAAGTGCCGCCCTCCTCGGCGGGTTCTTCGCCCATCAGCATGTTTTCGTGCTGTGGCAGGCGTTTCTGGCGGCCGCCGTCGGCGCTTTTGCCGGCGACAGCTTTTTCTTTATCCTCGGACGAAGCTTCGCCGACCATCCGTTCGTGGTCAAACTGAAGGGCCGGCCGGGTTTCAGCCACGCCTATCGTCTTGTCTCCACCCATCCCGACATTTTCGTGCTGTCGAACCGTTTCATCTACGGCCTGCGCCTTGTCGGCGGCATCGCGTCCGGATTGTCCGGCATTGCCGTGACACGCTTTGTCATTCTCAACGCCATTTCATCGATTGTCTGGGCCGGATTGTTCACCACCATCGGCTATGTGTTCGGGCTGGGCGCGGAGCGCATCGTCGGCCAGGCGTTGGTCCGTCACGAGCGATTGCTGATCGCCCTGGCGATTGGGCTGGGCGTGGCCGTCCTTGCCTGGTTCATCGCTCACCATGTCGCCAGGAAGGAACGTGCCAAGGGAACGTGA
- a CDS encoding twin-arginine translocation signal domain-containing protein — protein sequence MSKDDDVNHGSAALSRALSRRNFLKVSVTGAAIASAGGLSACMTVPMAAGKKTKALALYQDTPNRGRRCGGCTHFREPNGCEIVAGAISPNGWCRFHKPLPA from the coding sequence ATGAGTAAAGATGATGATGTGAACCACGGATCGGCAGCTTTAAGCCGAGCGCTGTCTCGCCGCAATTTCCTGAAAGTCTCTGTGACTGGTGCGGCGATCGCCAGCGCCGGCGGCCTTTCAGCCTGTATGACTGTACCGATGGCAGCCGGAAAGAAAACCAAGGCGCTGGCGCTGTACCAGGACACCCCAAATCGTGGCCGACGCTGCGGTGGGTGTACTCACTTCCGAGAGCCAAACGGGTGCGAGATCGTTGCCGGTGCAATCAGCCCAAATGGCTGGTGCCGTTTCCACAAGCCGCTGCCGGCTTGA
- a CDS encoding DUF1003 domain-containing protein produces the protein MNKTIEDLANRWLRRRPDGLSQVESQVLQSTLERTTISKDTNKAVAFHQTFGDRLADTIARIGGSWSFILGFIAFLILWTSGNVWLLSRDAFDPYPFIFLNLVLSMVAALQAPVIMMAQNRQAERDRIDAAHDYEVNLKAEIEIMALHEKLDELRHSQIVGMRDEIAQLAEQVKRIDEILSKQRTRS, from the coding sequence ATGAACAAGACGATCGAAGATCTGGCAAACCGCTGGCTGAGGCGAAGGCCGGATGGCCTGAGCCAGGTCGAGAGCCAGGTGCTGCAAAGCACGCTCGAACGCACCACGATCTCGAAGGACACCAACAAGGCCGTCGCATTTCACCAGACGTTTGGCGACCGCCTCGCCGATACCATCGCCCGGATCGGCGGTTCGTGGTCCTTCATTCTTGGCTTCATCGCCTTCCTGATCCTGTGGACGTCAGGCAATGTCTGGCTTCTGTCGCGCGATGCCTTTGATCCCTATCCCTTCATCTTCCTCAACCTTGTCCTGTCGATGGTCGCTGCGCTGCAGGCGCCGGTGATCATGATGGCGCAGAACCGCCAGGCCGAGCGCGACCGCATCGACGCCGCCCACGACTACGAGGTCAATCTTAAGGCCGAGATCGAGATCATGGCGCTGCATGAGAAGCTGGACGAACTGCGCCACAGCCAGATCGTTGGCATGCGCGACGAGATCGCGCAGCTGGCCGAACAGGTGAAGCGCATCGACGAAATCCTGTCGAAGCAGCGGACGCGCTCATGA
- a CDS encoding TRAP transporter substrate-binding protein: MLHRTIINALTGAAVALVMTGAALSAELRYAHVGAEGDIQTIYAAEAAKGIAAATNNEVTVTVYPASQLGGVAEMVDGVKIGSISMGHHDFASLARLVPEVAVFNAPFIYRDGAHALAATDPATSPALQALNEKLVAQGVRIIGRIYRGDRQISSNFPVKTPADLAGKPFRAVPLELWVSMVKGFGAIPTPVEVAELPTALMTGVVVGQENPLTMIASNNLNEVQSHISMTGHMRAVLAVFVNEEVWQGLTEAQRASITKVLDDEAKKSLQMAQDGEAKLVEELKGRGMTIITEADGLDIAAFRDGVNMQIAQDFPNFTPLIEQIQAVK; encoded by the coding sequence ATGCTGCACAGGACCATCATCAACGCACTGACAGGCGCGGCCGTCGCGCTCGTCATGACGGGCGCAGCGCTCTCCGCCGAGCTGCGCTACGCGCATGTGGGTGCCGAGGGCGACATCCAGACGATCTACGCCGCCGAGGCCGCGAAAGGCATCGCCGCAGCCACGAACAACGAAGTGACCGTGACGGTTTATCCGGCGAGCCAGCTCGGCGGCGTCGCCGAGATGGTTGACGGCGTCAAGATTGGCTCGATTTCGATGGGCCACCATGACTTCGCCTCGCTCGCACGCCTTGTGCCTGAGGTCGCGGTGTTCAACGCTCCCTTCATCTACCGCGACGGCGCGCATGCGCTTGCCGCAACCGACCCGGCGACGTCGCCCGCGCTGCAGGCGCTCAACGAGAAGCTCGTCGCACAGGGTGTGCGCATCATCGGCCGCATCTACCGCGGCGACCGCCAGATCTCGTCCAATTTCCCGGTCAAGACGCCGGCCGATCTCGCCGGCAAGCCGTTCCGCGCCGTCCCGCTCGAGCTGTGGGTCTCGATGGTCAAAGGGTTCGGCGCTATCCCGACGCCGGTCGAGGTCGCGGAATTGCCGACAGCCCTGATGACGGGCGTGGTGGTCGGGCAAGAGAACCCGCTGACCATGATCGCCTCGAACAACCTCAACGAAGTGCAGTCACATATCTCGATGACCGGCCACATGCGTGCCGTCCTCGCCGTGTTCGTCAATGAGGAGGTCTGGCAGGGCCTGACTGAGGCGCAGCGCGCCTCGATCACCAAAGTGCTCGACGACGAGGCAAAGAAGTCGCTGCAAATGGCCCAGGATGGCGAGGCCAAGCTCGTCGAAGAGCTGAAGGGACGCGGCATGACCATCATCACCGAGGCCGACGGGCTGGACATCGCCGCATTCCGCGACGGCGTCAACATGCAGATCGCGCAGGACTTCCCGAACTTCACTCCGCTAATCGAGCAGATCCAGGCGGTCAAGTGA